Within Anticarsia gemmatalis isolate Benzon Research Colony breed Stoneville strain chromosome 15, ilAntGemm2 primary, whole genome shotgun sequence, the genomic segment AAACAACATTTCGTAAACTATTGAAAGTGTTTGCTAATGTTAAGGACCTCGTCAACAACATTTTCAGAAGTAAGCCATTAACTTCTTTTTCAGGACCCATTATGGACATCTCTCCGTAGACGCCTAACAGCGGTCTTCACGGCATCAAAGTTGAGGGGTTGGCAGGAGCTGTTCCGTAGCAAGACCTCGGACTTGATCCACCGCATCAAGACTGACTCTGAAAATGGCGTCATCATCAATTTGAGGGTAAAATAAGCTTTTCAAATTATGTCTGCTCTCTGTTTTTTCTTAAGTGCACGCTTGGCGTAGTGATTAATGCGGTTACCTTGTCGCAATAACTTAGCCAAACCTGTtcgaaaatatttgtgtgataaccacaaatatatgttttaaacctagatgtaaatttatctatgtgtgtatgtattaaACAGTATATAAATctgtattatgtacataatatataagttacctggttactatagtacaagcatTGCTTAATTTTAAGTCAGACGACCATGTGTGTGTGTCAAAATATTCCTACTGCTGGACTCCCGAACGGGAGAGAGGTATGGTCCAAACAtatcaatttgtaattatttatctgTCTAACTTACCTGTCAGCcttatatatgtaggtataactCTATATTAAACTAACTCCGAACATAATgaaccaattttaatatttccagCCTCTATTCGCGGATTATTCTACCGACATTATTGGAGAGTCTTCGTTTGGCATCAAGTGTGAGTCCACCAGGACCGGCACTGGACATCTGAGAGAGATGACCAAGGATTTCGAGAAATACAGCACGTACCGAGGCATTGAGTGGTCTTCTATATTCTTTGTACCTGAAATGGCTGATATTTTTGggtaaatataagaaaatatattttctaattaatttttcGTGCACGAAAGTAAGTAGCTGTCAACCTAATGTCATAGTTGTTCAAACTTTCCATTAAATGTCTTAACGTCTGctattttcatagaaaacagCCGACTTAGGGGTCTTCAGGCGCACGGAGACTCTCAGtccatatacatatataccactatacggccacccatctataggtacaatgaccgcgccaatagCTGCTTAATCGGCAAGCGTAATTGGCAATATCAACAATTATAGCcgcattcaaaataaaaaaaataataattgcagtggtggaattttgacagttgttatcATTTACATTCGCTTGTAACTATTTTATCTATAACCTGTGAAACCGGTCCTTTATGTCTTACCTATTTCAGCTTCACATTCTGGCCGAAGCACACAATGGCATACTTCTCGAAGGTGTTCAAGATGATAGTGCAAGAACGCGGAGGTTACGACAAGGAGACAGATGGAAAGAAAGACTTATTAGATGCTCTGCTCAAGATGAGACAAGATGCTTTGAAAGATAATCAGAGTAAGTTTACTGGAGTCTTCGttgtcttgtccttatcccacgaTAAGTAGCGTTGGCTCACCATGTTGTCatcacgttttgccattaattACTCTTGTAAAAGGGGAGGAGCCATACCCAGTATATTGCCATTTACTGGGCACGGCACTTTATGTAGATTATGACCAAGAATACTGTGCATAACACGGAAATCAAACCTGAGACCTTTCGATCAGCAGTTGAACACTACCGACCGCATTAACTAACTTCataaatcacacctttttcctataggggtttGCAAGGACCAacgaacgccacttggtacgatccttacaaacttcccttgcctcattcacatccatacatcttgtcaactgaatatattatgtttcagaTATGGAGGAGGTGATCTTAATATCAAACGCTCTCATCTTCCTGCAGGGAGGATACGACACTACATCTGCAACACTGACTTATCTCACTTACGAGTTGGCCTACCACCCTGAAGTCCAGGTAATTAATTCAATGACGCAgtagaaacataattttcattattacgTCCGCTCCGGACCAATATTCTTTGGCTAGTTTCATTCAAATTTGTCAACCGTGCAGtaacgcaattctctacattcgatactatcgagtgtcgagactttgacatttaaatcgTGCTGccgaaatagttcctacggagcccgcgagaggcgctgaacagatttccGTGcacaatttctcgatagttagccggtggtcggtagtcgatagtagtatatAGCGCTCTATAATAGAGCTActggactttgtttatagtgtccaagagTGTGCACAATATACAGGTACACTCTTTATTCCGTCACTGTCATAGTCCGATGGGTCGTTAAGCGACACCGTCTGTGAGAGGATAGGCGCccagtgcgggagttgttttttttttcaaggaaAAACCTACtccaattatattatataatactagctgacccgcgcaacttcgcttgcgtcacataagagagaattttcccgggaaatgcgtcattttcccggggtaaaaagtagcctatgtcctttctcgggtatcaaaatatctccataccaaatttcatgcaaattggttcagtactttaggcgtgattgagtagcagacagacagacagacagacagacagagagacagacagacagacagacagagttactttcgcatttataatattagtatggatgatattataatacttttaacaCATTAATGTAGTTCCCGCCCGACCTTGCATTTGTAagctgataataatatgttttgtctcAAATCGTTTTCGgttcaataaaaatgtgaagACTACAATCTACGTCAAGttgattacattttataattaaaacgtGTTTCGTAAGTCCAACcatatttatatctttaagcacgtgcataatatcacgcctgttaaaaCAAAAGGTCagatgtgtataaaatacaccctagtttcgccattaacaatattagtcttatgtaatagggggcgcgCTTATTACCATTTACCGGgcagtataaaaacaatttcaattattCTTTACCCCACCCAGGAATCGAGCCCGAGCCCTCATGATCAACAGACCGCGCCACATTTGCGCTCTTTAGGGTTTTTGTTCTTAATGCGGCTATTGAACACAAATAGACAATCCAAAACGgattcttttgaaaatattatagattttGTTGAAGGATGTTTGAGGAATTGGGgcggctatcacgtatctcagttgacagctagtgtctGTCAAATTggtggtcactattcagtacattgttgctttgacgtaacatgttaatcactataatctaggGGAGAAAACAGTGTACAGCAttggctttcaaatatttatcaactgagatacgtgacaaCTCCCCGGTCCTAGAATGTAGACGATAATGttaattagattataatttatttttatagcaaagaCTGTACGAGGAAATAGTTGAAGCTAGAAGCAACTTGGAAACGGATGAGTTTGACGCAAATGATTTAGCCGAACTACCCTACTTCAATGCTGTACTTAAAGGTATATATTATTCATTatcctactattattataaatgtgaaagtttgtgagtatgtatgtatggatgtttgttactctttcacgcaaatactacttaatcgattacgatgaaattcgATATGTAGGtaactgaagacccagaataatacatatgatactttttatcccggagttccagCTAACGTTGAGCAACGTGTTTCAGATAAATGGCGAGACGTCTGAAGAATAATAACACCGTCTTTTCATTTTTCAGAAACTATGCGAAAATACCCAATCATGGGCTGGCTGGACCGCTTAGCTTTAAAAGACTATCGTATTGATGAAAAGCTGACTGTCCCTGCTGGTACCGTGGTGTTCATCAACGTGAACGGCATGCACCATGACCCCAAGCTGTTCCCTGACCCCAATGAGTTCAGACCTGAACGATTCTTGCCGGAGAACGAGAAAAATATCATTCCTTATACTTATTTGCCGTTCGGTGATGGACCAAGGTCTTGTATTGGTAAGTGTAATATTCTTTCCTTCTCCTTATCACACGTTACGAGTTCTCGGCACATGGTTCCTCTCAAAAACATGCTGCAAACGGGGTTTGACTGATGTCTTTACACCCGCCCGCCTCTTGGgttgaaaaaaataactaaaactttcgcgttgcatgtttttttcttattaagtcAGTAGATGAGACGCTCTTCcctttaagtttatttattcaaaagcgtttaaactcattaaaaaaacgctattgcatagataaactacctaaatgtactcagaaactggggattagccagttgcgcttacgggtcggtaaacgatctgtgggttaggcAAACgatgacgcggtcattccatagatgggtgaccgcatagtgattcTAAAGTTTAGCATCTCCGTTCTATGGAGAGCACGCCAATCATTGATACCATCTATTGtccattaagataacagttattcagacttgaacaactttgacactaggttgaccaaaaACTGtgctataaaatagtaattctAGTACCATAATAGTTTGTACGCCATAAAAGTCGCCTAGAGGAACGAAACGATCCATGATGCTCGTGCACCTCCAGTTGGCATCATGCCACGGCTCAATTGATTTGAACACAACTTGCTAAGCCGTGCTATATTGCTATCTATGTCCATGTAGCTAGTTATAACGAACAAATACTCTGGTTTTTGATAAATAGAAAACAACTAcaagatataaattattttttagaaaatattgaacacgttgaattattttcttataaaaatttgGCGGACTTGTCTGAAATACAGAAACGTttcgttatttaaaatattagttccaTGTATGAAGAGGCGAGGCTCACTTCCTAACTCCAGGCTCTCTCTAAGGATTTCTTgacagaaaaactcagaaaagaCCTTCGGGCTAGACCCAGAAttcaaacctgagacctctgctgtacactaccgaccgcactACAATAAACAGTTAACCCcaaacacataatatttatcatttatgtatgtatatgttactgtaaaagcccgaactttggtatatcctaagattttccggtaaaacctaagatttaccaactctcaatggtaaaagtccgaacgttcttttatttcgaacttttaccaccatttaattggcaaatcttaggatttacataacgacacggtaaaagttgattatcatgtgtttgagccgtaatataatgatattgctagggatataattatatgccgtaatatagttataatgaaagtttgaagatgtcgccggagccccgcttcgcggggctcctccttctgggtggtttaaaaaaaaataaccacgaagactgaggtgggagcttcgcttcgctcgctcccacctcagccttctaacctaacctacccatgtcggtttgcccaaaactccttctttataactataaaattattttatattagctacatttacctgcccctgaggtatatcctaagatttaccaagtgaataggggtaaaagttcgaaataaaagaattgttcggacttttaccattaagagttggtaaatcttaggatataccggaaaatcttaggatttaccacagtccgggcttttacagtaacatatatacgaCAAAACATCACAACAAATCGcgacaataatttttaaataatgccACACGTGCCATCTTTGAAGATCCAACCATCCATTTACTTCCGGAAAATTACAGTCAATTAATTAAAAGGCATTTTCGACCCCCAACCTTGGGTGTTTGAAAGCAAAGTTTTGTCAGAGAGGAAATCAAATCAAGTTCAATTCTAATTGTTGATTGTTGTGGACGCACTGACAGATTGGCTAAACGttcaactaaatatttattgtgatgtTTAGGCCATTTTAATGTCAAAGAGAATCGTTTATCAAATGGAatgaaatgttaattaattaactctTTAAGAAACAAGATTGTTTCTGAGGAAAATGGCCTTTTAAATCACTGTTTACGTTGTTTAATGTACATGAACAGATATTAGAAAACATCTTATAATGGGGTAATTTTCTAGTACTATCTACAACCGACGAACTATCGAATTTGCTATATAAAAAcgtgatcaacgcctctagcggttgccctaggaactattttttagtaaatatttactgtCAAGCTCtggatacttgatagtaccgactgtagagataGAGTTTtcgcaataataaaaaatataaacccGGCTTATGAGggaggataaataaataaataagcctAACAACATACTTTTGAGGGAAAAATGTTCCTTGTCTCAATATCAAAACATTCTAAAgtttaataatcataaaacaacTAACGTCATTCTTGTATTCATTGTTAATTGAtctataaatgtatgtatttataagtaaataagtaggtatgtttatcagttatctggtaaccatagtacaagctctttgtttggaatcaaatgaccgtgtgtgattaATTGTcctatgatatttattaaaaatgttttgtcattTCAGGTAAACGTTTCGCCCAGTTCTCTCTGAGGTTTGCCTTAGCAGCTATTAGCACAAACTTCATAATAAAACCACTGAAAGACTCTCCAGTGCCAAACGATGTGCCTGTTGAGACTAAAGGACTCTTCTACTTGCCTTCTATAGATGTATCTGTGGAGTTTGTTCCTAGGAACTGAAAGAAGAATTACTAATGGCCAAATTGTAGATGCGCGTACAAAATTGAATGTGTTAGGCTTCATTTCATGTTCGGCACGCAGCCTTTATGTTACGCTTGCgatgttttttataaagtaataaaactttaatatttataaatattctttttttttaagacaactcccgcactaagattttctcttgtgtcgcggggacttttgcaaacatacaaacatcgaacacaaagtataaccagacccgaaacaaggATTtattgatcgcacaaataattgttccatgtgggaatcgacgTCGGGAGGTCGTCCGACGTataatggtagcggcgtagcgacctaaaccactgcaccacggaggcagtaaacTATCTTTCTGCCTATATATTTGCAAGATTTATGTTGAATTATATGTATTTCCTAAATAAGATAGTTGTATGAAACCAGCCatcgtcagctgcataagccgcAGGTACGAACGTTTTATTAAATAGAcaagttgtcttttataaaaacagcCAACATGTCCCTTTCAAGCAAAACATACgtaatatttaagaaaacaCATCTACCAAgttaaatacatcaaaattcTGTCCACCAACCGCGTTGATTAAGGTCTGAGCCCAAACTGAAGCAAACAAAGGACTCACGCTTAAAAAATACCCTCACGTTTTCAAAAAAGAAACccttttgtatttttcaa encodes:
- the LOC142979076 gene encoding cytochrome P450 6k1-like, which produces MFLEIILALITIGVSWVLLKWRYMKTFWRKKGIPHLPVHPLFGSMTFLQKINPNIWLKDIYLEYSSPYVGVWSFWRPGLIVNCPNITRNIVVKDADVFRNRLLGTGTKDELSCLNLFTVNDPLWTSLRRRLTAVFTASKLRGWQELFRSKTSDLIHRIKTDSENGVIINLRPLFADYSTDIIGESSFGIKCESTRTGTGHLREMTKDFEKYSTYRGIEWSSIFFVPEMADIFGFTFWPKHTMAYFSKVFKMIVQERGGYDKETDGKKDLLDALLKMRQDALKDNQNMEEVILISNALIFLQGGYDTTSATLTYLTYELAYHPEVQQRLYEEIVEARSNLETDEFDANDLAELPYFNAVLKETMRKYPIMGWLDRLALKDYRIDEKLTVPAGTVVFINVNGMHHDPKLFPDPNEFRPERFLPENEKNIIPYTYLPFGDGPRSCIGKRFAQFSLRFALAAISTNFIIKPLKDSPVPNDVPVETKGLFYLPSIDVSVEFVPRN